A single genomic interval of Cupriavidus sp. MP-37 harbors:
- a CDS encoding carbohydrate-binding family V/XII, which yields MSFRLKQTSALIAAAWLALAPFAPQAATPPKSSSSSAAAAAPLTWPRNFDTAADHVELYQPQIETWEGNRLSGRAAVAVGDKAASPTYGVVHFSATGDIDKPSGLVQLSRITVDSVEVPTRPDAADRVRQALVSRLPANGLTVPLDQLQASYAVSQQLAQAGRVAVRNDAPQILFATTPTLLVLVDGEPAWRTVPGTSYERALNSRALLLRAPGGELFLKAAGYWYRSESAGGAWEAVATVPQALESAAGKAAAGMKPDAMLPADGKRPARAPAILFATQPTELVVTSGAPQMAPVSGVSLLTMANADHAVFVDPAANQYYVLVSGRWFRAPMLTGPWQYVPGSQLPADFARIPPTDPKANVLVSVPGTPQAREAEIAATIPQTATVSRSKASLTVTYDGAPRFVPITGTSLSYAVNTGTPVIEVDASHYYAVANGVWFAAPAPTGPWQVATEVPSAIYTIPPTSPVYYVTYVRIYAVTPQTVVVGYTPGYMGVVVSADGTVVYGTGYVYPPYVGAVYYGYPATYGYGAGFGIGLAEGFAFGFAAGAFWGAASPYWGPYWWGGPYNWNYVNVNQANFYGRWGQGTVTHAQGWNAWTGTEWRGTAGAGYNPATGARYQGSRGAAFNPYSGDYAAGRQGSFANPSTGREGAARGGVAGNTYSGDYAAGRQAAGYNAQTGRVGAAEAGIAGNTQTGQHTAGSRGFVANPGKDNAVVWNNGNVYAGHDGSVYQHTDNGWQKHTPGGWEPVQPGNDATARLEQQRQARETGQQRLQGMAGAWQGRGLGGAGGGFAGRAGGFRGGGFHGGFRR from the coding sequence ATGTCGTTTCGGTTAAAGCAGACCAGCGCGCTGATCGCGGCGGCCTGGCTGGCGCTGGCCCCGTTCGCGCCCCAGGCCGCCACGCCGCCCAAGTCGTCGTCTTCGTCGGCGGCGGCCGCGGCACCGCTGACCTGGCCGCGCAACTTTGATACGGCCGCCGACCATGTCGAGCTGTACCAGCCCCAGATCGAGACCTGGGAGGGCAACCGACTGTCCGGGCGCGCCGCGGTGGCGGTGGGCGACAAGGCGGCCTCGCCGACCTACGGCGTGGTCCATTTTTCTGCCACCGGCGATATCGACAAGCCGTCCGGGCTGGTGCAACTGAGCCGCATCACGGTCGACAGCGTCGAGGTCCCCACCCGCCCCGACGCCGCCGACCGCGTGCGCCAGGCACTGGTATCGCGCCTGCCGGCCAACGGGCTGACGGTGCCGCTGGACCAGCTGCAGGCCAGCTATGCCGTATCGCAGCAACTGGCGCAAGCCGGCCGCGTCGCGGTGCGCAATGACGCGCCGCAGATCCTGTTCGCCACCACGCCGACGCTGCTGGTGCTGGTCGATGGCGAGCCCGCCTGGCGCACCGTGCCGGGCACTTCGTACGAACGCGCGCTGAACAGCCGCGCGCTGCTGCTGCGCGCGCCGGGCGGCGAGCTGTTCCTGAAGGCGGCCGGCTACTGGTATCGCTCGGAATCCGCCGGCGGCGCCTGGGAGGCGGTGGCGACGGTGCCCCAGGCGCTGGAAAGCGCCGCCGGCAAGGCGGCGGCCGGCATGAAGCCCGATGCGATGCTGCCCGCCGACGGCAAGCGGCCGGCGCGGGCCCCGGCGATCCTGTTCGCCACGCAGCCGACCGAGCTGGTGGTGACCAGCGGCGCGCCGCAGATGGCGCCGGTCAGCGGGGTCAGCCTGCTGACCATGGCCAATGCCGACCACGCGGTCTTTGTCGATCCAGCCGCCAACCAGTATTACGTGCTGGTCTCGGGGCGCTGGTTCCGCGCGCCGATGCTGACCGGGCCGTGGCAGTACGTGCCTGGCAGCCAGCTGCCGGCGGACTTCGCGCGCATTCCGCCGACCGATCCCAAGGCCAATGTGCTGGTCTCCGTGCCCGGCACGCCGCAGGCGCGCGAGGCCGAGATCGCCGCCACCATCCCGCAGACCGCCACGGTGTCGCGCAGCAAGGCCAGCCTGACGGTCACGTATGACGGCGCGCCGCGCTTCGTGCCGATCACCGGCACCTCGCTCAGCTATGCGGTCAATACCGGCACGCCGGTGATCGAGGTCGACGCCAGCCATTACTACGCGGTGGCCAACGGCGTCTGGTTTGCCGCGCCGGCGCCGACGGGCCCCTGGCAGGTCGCGACCGAGGTGCCGTCCGCCATCTACACCATCCCGCCGACCTCGCCGGTGTACTACGTCACCTATGTGCGCATCTACGCCGTCACGCCACAGACCGTGGTGGTGGGCTACACCCCGGGCTACATGGGGGTGGTGGTAAGCGCCGACGGCACCGTGGTCTATGGCACCGGCTATGTCTATCCGCCCTACGTGGGCGCGGTCTACTACGGCTATCCGGCCACCTACGGCTACGGCGCGGGCTTCGGCATCGGCCTGGCCGAGGGCTTCGCCTTCGGCTTCGCCGCGGGCGCATTCTGGGGCGCGGCGTCGCCATACTGGGGCCCGTACTGGTGGGGCGGCCCTTATAACTGGAACTACGTCAACGTCAACCAGGCCAATTTCTACGGCCGCTGGGGCCAGGGCACGGTGACCCACGCGCAGGGCTGGAATGCCTGGACCGGCACCGAGTGGCGCGGTACCGCGGGCGCCGGCTACAACCCCGCCACCGGCGCGCGCTACCAGGGCAGCCGCGGCGCCGCCTTCAACCCGTATTCCGGCGACTACGCGGCCGGCCGCCAGGGCAGCTTCGCCAACCCGTCGACCGGGCGCGAAGGCGCGGCGCGCGGTGGCGTGGCCGGCAACACCTACAGCGGCGACTATGCGGCAGGACGGCAGGCCGCCGGCTACAACGCGCAGACCGGCCGCGTCGGCGCGGCCGAGGCCGGCATTGCCGGCAATACCCAGACCGGCCAGCACACCGCCGGCAGCCGCGGCTTTGTCGCCAACCCCGGCAAGGACAACGCGGTGGTGTGGAACAACGGCAATGTGTATGCCGGGCACGACGGCTCGGTCTACCAGCACACCGACAACGGCTGGCAGAAGCACACCCCCGGCGGATGGGAGCCGGTGCAGCCGGGCAACGACGCCACCGCCAGGCTGGAGCAACAGCGCCAGGCACGCGAGACCGGCCAGCAGCGCCTGCAGGGCATGGCGGGAGCCTGGCAGGGGCGCGGCCTTGGCGGCGCTGGTGGAGGATTCGCCGGTCGCGCCGGGGGTTTCCGCGGCGGCGGTTTCCATGGCGGCTTTCGCCGCTAA
- a CDS encoding UbiD family decarboxylase → MNSPSAPFASTAAAHQPFHDTSQDFHQFLAAYREAFPEDVLHVREPVGADQDPTALVWALAAQGRHPALLFDHVEGLGTALATNLFASRERVGRMLGGVPPAGIHAEYQARSRRMVAPRVLDSGAVTGQVETQHIDLCTLPAIKHFATDRGPYITNAILIAEDPDSGIGNASYHRSMLHSPTEIATSLHSRGHLWRMQQRAAELGRPLPVAMVIGAHPLFMLAGAARLPFGVDERHVAGGLFGAPLEVVRTPRHGILVPAHAEIVLEGVIDAEARVDEGPFGEFTGYSSDRSTNNLLRVQSVMRRTDAWLVDVVGGNSAEHLNLGRIPRESEMVEKLRERFPGVTAVHYPSSGTHFHAYVALRQSRPGEARQVMLGLLGWDPYLKTVVAVDEDVDITRDEEVLWAMATHLQPHLDVVVVDGLPGSALDPSASGVGTTSRMGLDATRGPNFDGIRARIDPAAMARAAALLARLERGPSHMP, encoded by the coding sequence ATGAACTCGCCTTCAGCGCCCTTCGCCTCGACGGCAGCGGCGCACCAGCCTTTCCACGATACCTCGCAGGATTTCCACCAGTTCCTGGCGGCCTACCGCGAGGCCTTTCCCGAAGACGTGCTGCATGTCCGCGAGCCGGTCGGCGCCGACCAGGACCCGACCGCGCTGGTGTGGGCGCTGGCGGCGCAAGGCCGCCATCCGGCCTTGCTGTTCGACCACGTCGAAGGGCTGGGCACAGCGCTGGCCACCAATCTCTTTGCCTCGCGCGAGCGCGTCGGGCGCATGCTCGGCGGCGTGCCGCCCGCCGGCATCCATGCCGAGTACCAGGCCCGCAGCCGCCGCATGGTGGCACCGCGCGTGCTGGACAGCGGCGCCGTCACCGGCCAGGTCGAGACGCAACACATCGACCTGTGCACGCTCCCGGCGATCAAGCATTTCGCCACCGACCGCGGCCCCTACATCACCAACGCGATCCTGATCGCGGAAGACCCCGACAGCGGCATCGGCAACGCCAGCTACCACCGCTCGATGCTGCATTCGCCCACCGAGATCGCCACCAGCCTGCATTCGCGCGGCCACCTGTGGCGCATGCAGCAGCGCGCCGCAGAACTGGGCCGGCCGCTGCCGGTGGCGATGGTGATCGGCGCGCATCCGCTGTTCATGCTGGCCGGCGCGGCGCGGCTGCCGTTCGGCGTGGACGAGCGCCATGTCGCAGGCGGCCTGTTCGGCGCGCCGCTGGAAGTGGTACGCACGCCGCGCCACGGCATCCTGGTGCCGGCGCATGCCGAGATCGTGCTCGAAGGCGTGATCGATGCCGAGGCGCGCGTCGACGAAGGCCCGTTCGGCGAGTTCACCGGCTACTCGTCGGACCGCTCGACCAATAACCTGCTGCGGGTGCAGAGCGTGATGCGGCGCACGGACGCGTGGCTGGTCGACGTGGTCGGCGGCAACTCGGCCGAGCACCTGAACCTGGGCCGCATCCCGCGCGAATCCGAGATGGTCGAGAAGCTGAGGGAGCGCTTCCCGGGCGTCACCGCGGTGCACTACCCCAGCTCCGGCACGCATTTCCACGCCTACGTGGCGCTGCGCCAGAGCCGCCCGGGCGAGGCGCGCCAGGTGATGCTGGGCCTGCTCGGCTGGGACCCCTACCTGAAAACGGTGGTGGCGGTGGACGAGGATGTCGACATCACGCGCGACGAGGAAGTGCTGTGGGCCATGGCCACGCACCTGCAGCCGCACCTGGATGTGGTGGTGGTGGACGGCCTGCCCGGCAGCGCGCTCGATCCGTCGGCATCCGGTGTCGGCACCACGTCACGCATGGGACTGGATGCGACGCGCGGGCCGAATTTCGATGGCATCCGCGCACGCATCGATCCTGCCGCGATGGCGCGCGCGGCCGCGTTGCTGGCACGGCTGGAGCGTGGGCCATCCCACATGCCGTGA
- a CDS encoding M48 family metallopeptidase, with the protein MRFLGGYPPTVLEQVRELVAAGRLGDHLARRYPGRHTVQTDRALYEYTTDLKQAYLRSAPPLHKVGFDARLDSAQRALGLHTAISRVQGGKLKAKKEIRVASLFKEAPPEFLRMIVVHELAHLKESEHDKAFYRLCEYMEPRYHQLEFDTRLYLAWRELERAAPAGGIDPRAQASQA; encoded by the coding sequence ATGCGCTTCCTGGGCGGCTATCCGCCTACTGTGCTGGAGCAGGTGCGCGAACTGGTCGCCGCCGGCCGGCTCGGGGACCACCTTGCCCGCCGCTATCCGGGGCGCCACACCGTGCAGACCGACCGCGCGCTGTACGAATACACCACGGACCTCAAGCAGGCATACCTGCGCAGCGCGCCGCCGCTGCACAAGGTGGGGTTCGATGCGCGCCTGGATTCCGCCCAGCGCGCGCTCGGCCTGCATACCGCGATCTCGCGCGTGCAGGGCGGCAAGCTCAAGGCCAAGAAAGAGATCCGCGTCGCCTCGCTGTTCAAGGAGGCGCCGCCGGAGTTCCTGCGCATGATCGTCGTGCACGAGCTTGCCCACCTGAAGGAAAGCGAGCACGACAAGGCCTTCTACCGGCTCTGCGAATACATGGAGCCGCGCTACCACCAGCTCGAGTTCGATACGCGGCTCTACCTGGCCTGGCGGGAGCTGGAACGCGCCGCCCCCGCCGGCGGCATCGATCCGCGCGCTCAGGCGTCGCAGGCGTAG
- a CDS encoding amidohydrolase family protein, translated as MIIDTHLHPTNLVDEAWRHTGEPFNGERMLKMMDGPYMINGKPRRIDMGFIQPPPGNTGYRDGNRRGREGIRDYMAYIAELCQKYPDRFIGNFTFNPRWGPEEGALELEFHVKEYGFKMLKLHANMHGYRPDRALDWLRPAMKVCAKYNVVVLIHTGDGPYTIPTMFYPIIREFPMVNFIIGHFGIQTGGNYSFEAFWMAMDTPNVYCESGWCFQSRIVEFARQLPRDKIVFGTDTPPNEPGMWLRELEMLCGPAPQGMDLDEDGLEDYMGNNIARLVGIETTAPPRTQEEALARLKDTYASTR; from the coding sequence ATGATTATCGACACCCACCTGCACCCGACCAACCTGGTCGACGAAGCCTGGCGCCACACCGGCGAGCCCTTCAACGGCGAGCGCATGCTCAAGATGATGGACGGCCCCTACATGATCAACGGCAAGCCGCGCCGCATCGACATGGGCTTTATCCAGCCGCCACCGGGCAACACCGGCTACCGCGACGGCAACCGCCGCGGCCGCGAAGGCATCCGCGACTACATGGCGTATATCGCCGAGCTGTGCCAGAAGTACCCTGACCGCTTTATCGGCAACTTCACCTTCAACCCGCGCTGGGGCCCGGAAGAAGGCGCGCTGGAGCTGGAATTCCACGTCAAGGAGTACGGCTTCAAGATGCTGAAGCTGCATGCCAACATGCACGGCTACCGGCCCGACCGCGCGCTCGACTGGCTGCGCCCGGCGATGAAGGTCTGCGCCAAGTACAACGTGGTGGTGCTGATCCACACCGGCGACGGCCCGTACACCATCCCGACGATGTTCTACCCGATCATCCGCGAATTCCCGATGGTCAATTTCATCATCGGGCATTTCGGCATCCAGACCGGCGGCAACTACTCGTTCGAGGCGTTCTGGATGGCGATGGACACGCCCAACGTGTACTGCGAATCGGGCTGGTGCTTCCAGTCGCGCATCGTCGAGTTCGCGCGCCAGCTGCCGCGCGACAAGATCGTGTTCGGCACCGACACGCCGCCCAACGAGCCCGGCATGTGGCTGCGCGAGCTGGAAATGCTGTGCGGCCCCGCGCCGCAGGGCATGGACCTGGACGAGGACGGGCTCGAGGACTACATGGGCAACAACATCGCCCGGCTGGTCGGCATCGAGACCACGGCGCCGCCCAGGACACAGGAAGAAGCGCTGGCGCGGCTGAAGGATACCTACGCCAGCACGCGCTAG
- a CDS encoding amidohydrolase family protein: protein MIIDTSCYPTNLVDLAWRHDGDPFTGERLIQMMDGPFTINGKPRRIDKAFIQPPQGNTIYTYTDGVKSGSESIDAYMAYTVEMVKKYPDRFIGCFVYNPRCGVQNGVNAIEHYVKKLGFKMVQFQANMHAYRPDRALDWLRPALQKCAELGVLVKLHTGDGPYSIPTEWVPMMKEFPTVNFIMAHFGVQTGGVYCFEPFQMAMDMPNVYCESGWCLQSRIVEFAKVLPKHKILFGSDTPPNEPGMWLRLLEVLCFEPPQGLNLDEDTLEDYLGNNVARMIGLEPTPVPRTLEEAKARLAA, encoded by the coding sequence ATGATCATCGACACCAGCTGTTATCCGACGAACCTGGTGGACCTGGCCTGGCGCCACGATGGCGACCCGTTCACCGGCGAGCGCCTGATCCAGATGATGGACGGCCCATTCACCATCAACGGCAAGCCGCGCCGCATCGACAAGGCCTTTATCCAGCCGCCGCAAGGCAACACCATCTACACCTACACCGATGGCGTGAAGTCGGGCAGCGAATCGATCGACGCGTACATGGCGTACACGGTCGAGATGGTGAAGAAGTACCCCGACCGCTTTATCGGCTGCTTCGTCTACAACCCGCGCTGCGGCGTGCAGAACGGCGTCAACGCGATCGAGCACTACGTGAAGAAGCTGGGCTTCAAGATGGTCCAGTTCCAGGCCAACATGCACGCCTACCGCCCGGACCGCGCGCTCGACTGGCTGCGCCCGGCGCTGCAGAAATGCGCCGAGCTGGGCGTGCTGGTCAAGCTGCATACCGGGGACGGTCCCTACAGCATCCCGACCGAATGGGTGCCGATGATGAAGGAGTTCCCGACCGTGAACTTCATCATGGCCCACTTCGGCGTGCAGACCGGCGGCGTCTACTGCTTCGAGCCGTTCCAGATGGCGATGGACATGCCCAACGTCTACTGCGAATCGGGCTGGTGCCTGCAGTCGCGCATCGTCGAGTTCGCCAAGGTGCTGCCCAAGCACAAGATCCTGTTCGGTTCCGACACCCCGCCCAACGAGCCCGGCATGTGGCTGCGCCTGCTGGAAGTGCTGTGCTTCGAGCCGCCCCAGGGCCTGAACCTGGATGAAGACACGCTCGAGGACTACCTCGGCAACAACGTCGCCCGGATGATCGGCCTGGAGCCGACGCCGGTGCCGCGCACGCTGGAAGAAGCGAAAGCGCGCCTGGCCGCCTAA
- a CDS encoding endo alpha-1,4 polygalactosaminidase: protein MHGNDPMKARAMLSVALVALVALTTLGGCGGDGGQTGMVSPTAASATRYINETTTSATTRWAPALTDTWQIQLTGRLNTSYAVTAYDFDLFDTPQATIDALKAQGRRVICYFSAGSSEDWRPDFNQFTEADQGAALSGWAGERWLDTRSANVRRIMQARMDLAVSKGCDAVDPDNVDGYTNSSGLPLTAETQLDYNRFLAAEAHARGLAVGLKNDVAQVAELAASFDFAINEQCFQYRECGAYTAFTGQGKPVFQIEYATKYRDAATRAGLCAKAQAANLRTLVLPRTLNGSFRYACDA, encoded by the coding sequence ATGCACGGCAACGATCCGATGAAGGCGAGGGCCATGCTGTCCGTAGCGCTGGTTGCGCTGGTTGCGCTGACCACGCTGGGCGGCTGCGGCGGCGATGGCGGACAGACCGGGATGGTGTCACCGACGGCCGCTTCCGCGACGCGGTACATCAACGAAACTACCACCAGTGCCACCACCCGCTGGGCCCCGGCGCTCACCGACACCTGGCAGATTCAGCTGACCGGCAGGCTCAACACCAGCTATGCCGTGACCGCCTATGACTTCGACCTGTTCGATACGCCGCAGGCCACCATCGATGCGCTCAAGGCGCAGGGCCGGCGCGTGATCTGCTACTTCTCGGCGGGCAGTTCCGAGGACTGGCGTCCCGACTTCAACCAGTTCACCGAGGCCGACCAGGGCGCCGCGCTGTCGGGCTGGGCCGGTGAGCGCTGGCTGGATACGCGCTCGGCCAACGTGCGCCGCATCATGCAGGCGCGCATGGACCTGGCGGTCAGCAAGGGCTGCGATGCGGTCGATCCCGACAATGTCGATGGCTATACCAACAGCAGCGGCCTGCCGTTGACGGCCGAGACCCAGCTCGACTACAACCGCTTCCTGGCCGCCGAGGCGCATGCGCGCGGGCTGGCAGTCGGTTTGAAGAACGATGTGGCGCAGGTGGCCGAGCTGGCGGCCAGCTTTGACTTCGCCATCAATGAACAGTGCTTCCAGTACCGCGAGTGCGGCGCCTATACCGCGTTCACGGGGCAGGGCAAGCCGGTGTTCCAGATCGAATACGCCACCAAGTACCGCGACGCCGCCACGCGCGCCGGACTGTGCGCCAAGGCGCAGGCAGCCAACCTGCGCACCCTGGTGCTGCCGAGGACGCTGAACGGGTCGTTCCGCTACGCCTGCGACGCCTGA
- the ettA gene encoding energy-dependent translational throttle protein EttA encodes MAQYVFTMNRVGKIVPPKRHILKDISLSFFPGAKIGVLGLNGSGKSTLLKIMAGLDKEIEGEATPMPNLNIGYLPQEPQLNPEQTVRESVEEALGGVFEARKKLDEIYAAYAEPDADFDALAADQAKYEAILAASDGNNVELQLEIAADALRLPPWDAKIEHLSGGEKRRVALCRLLLSRPDMLLLDEPTNHLDAESVDWLEQFLTRFPGTVVAVTHDRYFLDNAAEWILELDRGHGIPWKGNYSSWLDQKEARLKQEEASESARQKALHKELEWVRQNPKGRQAKSKARLARFDELNSQEYQKRNETQEIFIPVGERLGNEVIEFDNVSKGFGDRMLIENLSFKVPPGAIVGIIGPNGAGKSTFFKMLTGKEQPDSGEIKIGPTVKMAFVDQSRDALDGTKTVFEEISGGADILTVGRYETPSRAYIGRFNFKGGDQQKQVGTLSGGERGRLHMAKTLIAGGNVLLLDEPSNDLDVETLRALEDALLEFAGCVMVISHDRWFLDRIATHILAFEGDSHVEFFPGNYQEYEADKKRRLGEEGAKPKRIRYKPIVR; translated from the coding sequence ATGGCACAGTACGTTTTCACCATGAATCGCGTGGGCAAGATCGTTCCGCCCAAGCGTCACATCCTGAAGGACATCTCGCTGTCGTTCTTCCCGGGCGCCAAGATCGGCGTGCTCGGCCTGAACGGCTCGGGCAAGTCCACGCTGCTCAAGATCATGGCCGGCCTCGACAAGGAAATCGAGGGCGAAGCCACGCCGATGCCGAACCTGAACATCGGCTACCTGCCGCAGGAGCCGCAGCTCAACCCCGAGCAGACCGTGCGCGAGTCGGTGGAAGAGGCGCTGGGCGGTGTGTTCGAGGCGCGCAAGAAGCTCGATGAAATCTACGCCGCGTACGCCGAGCCGGACGCCGACTTCGACGCGCTCGCCGCGGACCAGGCCAAGTACGAAGCCATCCTCGCCGCCAGCGACGGCAACAACGTCGAGCTGCAGCTGGAAATCGCCGCCGACGCGCTGCGCCTGCCGCCGTGGGACGCGAAGATCGAGCACCTGTCGGGCGGTGAAAAGCGCCGCGTGGCGCTGTGCCGCCTGCTGCTGTCGCGCCCCGACATGCTGCTGCTCGACGAGCCCACCAACCACCTGGACGCCGAATCGGTCGACTGGCTCGAGCAGTTCCTGACGCGCTTCCCGGGCACCGTGGTGGCCGTGACCCACGACCGCTACTTCCTCGACAACGCGGCCGAGTGGATCCTGGAACTGGACCGCGGCCACGGCATTCCGTGGAAGGGCAACTACAGCTCGTGGCTGGACCAGAAGGAAGCGCGCCTGAAGCAGGAAGAGGCCAGCGAATCGGCGCGCCAGAAGGCGCTGCACAAGGAACTGGAGTGGGTGCGCCAGAACCCCAAGGGCCGCCAGGCCAAGTCCAAGGCGCGCCTGGCCCGCTTCGACGAGCTGAACAGCCAGGAATACCAGAAGCGCAACGAAACCCAGGAAATCTTCATCCCGGTGGGCGAGCGCCTGGGCAACGAGGTGATCGAGTTCGACAACGTCAGCAAGGGCTTCGGCGACCGCATGCTGATCGAAAACCTGAGCTTCAAGGTGCCGCCCGGGGCGATCGTCGGCATCATCGGCCCCAACGGCGCCGGCAAATCGACCTTCTTCAAGATGCTGACGGGCAAGGAACAGCCCGACAGCGGCGAGATCAAGATCGGGCCGACCGTGAAGATGGCCTTCGTCGACCAGAGCCGCGACGCGCTCGATGGCACCAAGACCGTGTTCGAGGAAATTTCGGGCGGCGCCGATATCCTGACGGTGGGCCGCTACGAAACGCCGTCGCGTGCCTATATCGGCCGCTTCAACTTCAAGGGCGGCGACCAGCAGAAGCAGGTCGGCACGCTGTCGGGCGGTGAGCGCGGCCGCCTGCACATGGCCAAGACGCTGATCGCCGGCGGCAACGTGCTGCTGCTGGACGAACCGTCCAACGACCTCGACGTGGAAACGCTGCGCGCGCTGGAAGACGCGCTGCTGGAGTTCGCCGGCTGCGTGATGGTGATCTCGCACGACCGCTGGTTCCTGGACCGGATCGCCACGCACATCCTGGCCTTCGAGGGCGACTCGCATGTCGAGTTCTTCCCCGGCAACTACCAGGAGTACGAGGCCGACAAGAAGCGCCGGCTGGGCGAGGAAGGCGCCAAGCCGAAGCGGATCCGGTATAAGCCGATCGTGCGGTGA
- a CDS encoding metallophosphoesterase produces the protein MPPRTTILTAALITALLHGYIGLRLLPAMPVPVAVKALAVVWLALSCALLPAGLLARRVSQPWSDLVSWIGMLAMGFFSSLLVLTLVRDVAFAAAWLAGQLLGWRAPGLAAGSAVAVPLLALLVTLAGYVNARRLARVVEVDVPVRGLPEALHGFTIAQISDIHVGPTIKRPYLERIVERVNSLQADAVAITGDLVDGTVPELSAHTAPLARLRARHGAYFVTGNHEYYAGAQPWIDELRRLGLRVLMNEHVVLQHDGAALVLGGVTDYSAGRFHDSHRSDPQRAIAGAPADAGVRVLLAHQPRTAPAAAQAGFDLQLSGHTHGGQFWPWNLFVPMQQPYTAGLVRHGSLWVYISRGTGYWGPPKRFGAPSEITRVRLVRG, from the coding sequence ATGCCCCCACGCACCACCATCCTGACCGCGGCCCTCATCACGGCGCTGCTGCATGGCTATATCGGGCTGCGCCTGTTGCCGGCGATGCCGGTGCCGGTGGCGGTCAAGGCCTTGGCAGTGGTCTGGCTGGCCCTGTCCTGCGCCCTGCTGCCGGCCGGACTGCTGGCCCGGCGCGTCAGCCAGCCGTGGTCGGACCTGGTGTCGTGGATCGGCATGCTCGCCATGGGCTTCTTCTCATCGCTGCTGGTGCTGACGCTGGTCCGCGACGTGGCGTTCGCCGCCGCCTGGCTGGCGGGGCAGCTGCTCGGCTGGCGTGCGCCCGGACTCGCCGCCGGCAGCGCCGTGGCGGTGCCGCTGCTGGCCTTGCTGGTCACGCTGGCGGGTTATGTCAACGCGCGCCGGCTGGCGCGCGTGGTTGAGGTCGACGTCCCGGTGCGCGGCCTGCCGGAGGCGCTGCATGGCTTCACCATCGCCCAGATCAGCGACATCCATGTCGGTCCCACCATCAAGCGGCCTTACCTAGAGCGCATCGTCGAGCGCGTCAACAGCCTGCAGGCCGATGCCGTCGCCATCACCGGCGACCTCGTCGACGGCACCGTGCCCGAGCTGTCCGCCCACACCGCGCCGCTGGCCCGGCTGCGCGCGCGCCACGGCGCCTACTTCGTCACCGGCAACCACGAGTACTACGCCGGCGCGCAGCCGTGGATCGACGAACTGCGCCGGCTGGGCCTGCGCGTGCTGATGAACGAGCACGTGGTGCTGCAGCATGACGGCGCCGCGCTGGTGCTGGGCGGCGTGACCGACTACTCCGCCGGCCGCTTCCACGACAGCCACCGCAGCGACCCGCAGCGCGCCATCGCCGGCGCCCCCGCCGACGCCGGCGTGCGCGTGCTGCTGGCCCACCAGCCCCGCACCGCGCCCGCGGCGGCGCAAGCCGGTTTCGATTTGCAACTGTCGGGACATACCCATGGCGGCCAGTTCTGGCCTTGGAACCTGTTCGTGCCGATGCAGCAGCCGTACACCGCGGGGCTGGTGCGGCATGGTTCGCTGTGGGTCTATATCAGCCGCGGCACCGGCTATTGGGGACCGCCGAAGCGGTTCGGGGCGCCGTCGGAGATTACGCGGGTGAGGTTGGTGCGGGGGTAG